A genomic segment from Pseudomonas sp. S09G 359 encodes:
- a CDS encoding metallophosphoesterase has protein sequence MKLRIYSDLHNEFHRFDPPALDPDVDLVILAGDIDKKARGVKWANETFSCPTVYISGNHEFYDGHFDRTLQKMRDAAEPHVHLLENQSIIINGTRILGTAAWTDFSATGDQVAASRMAWEWMNDFNYIRADAGYRRLRPDDLVTRNHAAKAWLAQQLAQPFEGKTIVVTHHAPSPVVVGTKHDGHLNAAYTNDWPRLIEKADLWVFGHTHQAVDVELAGCRVVSNPRGYPNEQTGFDPFFEISI, from the coding sequence ATGAAGCTACGAATTTACTCAGACCTGCATAACGAATTTCACCGCTTTGATCCGCCGGCGCTCGATCCCGACGTCGACTTGGTCATTCTTGCGGGTGACATCGACAAGAAGGCCCGTGGCGTGAAGTGGGCAAATGAAACGTTCAGTTGCCCAACCGTGTACATCAGCGGCAACCACGAATTTTATGACGGCCACTTCGATCGAACTCTTCAAAAAATGCGAGACGCCGCTGAGCCCCATGTCCATCTGCTCGAGAACCAAAGCATCATCATCAACGGCACTCGCATCTTGGGCACCGCAGCGTGGACGGACTTTTCCGCAACGGGCGACCAGGTGGCTGCGAGCAGGATGGCTTGGGAGTGGATGAACGACTTCAACTACATCCGGGCTGATGCGGGATACCGACGCCTGAGACCCGATGACCTCGTCACTCGCAACCATGCCGCCAAGGCCTGGCTGGCCCAGCAGCTTGCCCAGCCTTTTGAAGGCAAAACGATCGTCGTCACTCACCACGCCCCATCACCTGTAGTTGTGGGAACGAAGCATGACGGGCATCTGAATGCGGCTTACACCAACGACTGGCCCAGACTCATCGAGAAGGCGGATTTGTGGGTCTTTGGCCATACGCACCAAGCTGTGGACGTCGAGCTGGCAGGCTGCAGAGTGGTCTCCAATCCCCGGGGTTATCCCAACGAGCAGACTGGCTTTGACCCGTTTTTTGAGATTTCGATTTGA
- a CDS encoding TetR/AcrR family transcriptional regulator: MTNEKRKTWRQDPHRREHILNATLDCIELHGVACTTYRKISELSGVPLGSLTHYFPSMQELLLEAFQLLAQCVSTRFAAAIRKAKTKEDACHAIVDVIFERSTFGTRTIQLTCELYIFAGRNPVMKNVMRDWMLEIRVSLELYFSPLSAVALDALIEGIILHRSVIPIAREDAYKMIVRLSEL; encoded by the coding sequence ATGACGAACGAGAAACGGAAGACTTGGCGGCAAGACCCTCATCGTAGGGAGCATATCCTCAACGCAACCCTAGACTGCATCGAGCTGCACGGGGTTGCATGCACAACGTACCGAAAAATTTCCGAACTGTCGGGCGTGCCTCTCGGTTCACTTACACACTATTTTCCGAGCATGCAGGAGCTGCTGCTAGAGGCATTTCAGCTGTTGGCTCAATGCGTATCTACTCGATTTGCAGCAGCAATTCGAAAAGCAAAGACTAAAGAAGACGCTTGCCATGCGATAGTGGATGTAATCTTTGAAAGATCCACATTCGGCACTAGAACGATCCAACTGACTTGCGAACTCTATATTTTTGCGGGCCGTAACCCTGTCATGAAGAATGTTATGAGAGACTGGATGCTCGAAATCAGAGTTTCACTCGAACTCTATTTCTCCCCTTTGTCAGCAGTCGCGCTAGACGCTTTGATTGAAGGAATCATCCTTCATCGATCAGTAATCCCCATTGCTCGTGAAGACGCTTATAAAATGATAGTTAGGCTATCCGAGTTGTAA
- a CDS encoding MFS transporter: MNSTEQAFFTSNTLPASRYAFFLAGCGMGAWAPLVPFAKERAQIGEAELGLLLLGLGTGAMCMMPFVARLANRVGCRSTVYLVSAFTAIGLVGLATATSYWMLLAFLLLFGAAIATADVNMNLQGSLVERHHGKQMMSGFHGLFSVGNIFSAGTISLLLWLGLNPVQSIVILALGLGAALLSFGRHMLPFAELEGAPAKKKPTKLVLLLGALCFIAFLVEGSMLDWSAVYLTSNRDMEPNIAGIGYAAFSVTMAVGRLSGDWIVSKLGSRAVLLAGSVLAMGGMALAVGIDHWIVSVLGFVLVGLGISNLVPIFCSKAGHQTVMPVAQALAIINAIGYLGILMGPAAIGFIAHATSLSFSLLFTSALLILVLCSAKFASYK, encoded by the coding sequence ATGAATAGTACGGAACAAGCTTTTTTTACCTCTAATACGCTACCTGCTTCCAGATATGCATTCTTCCTGGCCGGATGTGGCATGGGCGCATGGGCACCTTTGGTTCCATTTGCTAAGGAAAGGGCGCAGATAGGTGAGGCGGAACTTGGTCTGCTGCTTCTGGGCCTTGGGACGGGAGCAATGTGCATGATGCCGTTTGTGGCCCGTTTAGCAAACCGAGTTGGCTGCAGAAGTACTGTCTATCTTGTAAGCGCTTTTACCGCTATTGGCTTGGTTGGCCTGGCAACAGCCACTTCATATTGGATGCTCTTGGCTTTTCTGCTTCTGTTTGGGGCCGCCATCGCTACAGCCGATGTAAACATGAACCTTCAAGGCTCGCTTGTTGAGCGCCACCACGGCAAGCAGATGATGTCTGGCTTTCATGGGCTGTTCAGCGTCGGAAATATTTTCAGCGCGGGCACGATAAGCTTGCTGCTTTGGCTTGGCCTCAATCCCGTCCAGTCAATCGTTATTTTGGCTCTTGGATTGGGCGCGGCGCTCTTGTCTTTTGGTCGTCACATGCTCCCGTTCGCGGAGCTGGAGGGAGCGCCGGCCAAAAAGAAGCCAACCAAGCTGGTGTTGCTGCTGGGGGCGCTGTGCTTCATCGCTTTTCTGGTTGAAGGTTCAATGCTCGATTGGAGTGCCGTCTATCTCACTTCGAATCGGGACATGGAGCCTAATATTGCGGGCATCGGTTACGCCGCGTTTTCCGTGACCATGGCAGTAGGGAGACTGTCAGGCGATTGGATCGTAAGCAAGCTCGGATCGCGAGCAGTGCTACTGGCAGGAAGTGTATTGGCGATGGGAGGCATGGCGTTGGCGGTGGGCATCGACCATTGGATAGTTTCGGTTTTGGGGTTCGTACTCGTCGGATTAGGGATCTCGAATCTCGTTCCGATATTTTGCTCCAAGGCCGGGCATCAGACTGTTATGCCCGTCGCTCAAGCTCTGGCAATCATCAATGCGATCGGCTACCTAGGCATACTGATGGGCCCGGCTGCAATTGGATTTATCGCTCATGCTACGTCCCTAAGCTTCTCTTTGCTGTTCACCTCTGCGTTACTGATCCTCGTCCTCTGCAGCGCCAAGTTCGCATCATACAAATAG
- a CDS encoding DMT family transporter, which yields MPYRTLWSIALLLVTAVWGWSFVAKHETLAIMAPSTLNAWMFTLAALALLPFSIRSFRHLKPRDWVSAVFAGIVLFAAFSLQTSGTALTTPSNAGFITGLCTVFTPLFVYLIGRGRPSPKQAAGTVIAVFGLALLSLDGFALHYGDLLILGCAACFALHIVIVSTFATPANSMASTSIQLGLVGSLSLIWSLAGNQFSIPRALPTTVTILSLALFATALAYAIQNRAQAVLSPEKVALILICEPVFSGAFGYFLAGDRLPPERLAGAALIILGIAVTELRITRTEGGTNRPAGRRADG from the coding sequence ATGCCATACCGAACCCTATGGTCTATCGCGCTTTTACTGGTCACCGCTGTCTGGGGCTGGAGCTTTGTAGCTAAGCACGAAACGTTGGCAATCATGGCTCCATCCACGCTGAACGCATGGATGTTCACCTTAGCGGCTCTAGCGCTTCTTCCATTTTCAATCCGCTCATTTCGACATCTGAAACCGCGTGACTGGGTGAGTGCAGTATTTGCTGGAATAGTCCTCTTTGCTGCGTTCTCATTGCAGACCTCAGGGACAGCCCTCACAACCCCCTCCAATGCCGGGTTCATCACCGGCTTGTGCACAGTTTTCACTCCATTGTTTGTTTATCTCATAGGAAGAGGACGCCCAAGTCCTAAACAGGCAGCAGGAACAGTGATTGCCGTATTTGGGCTCGCTTTACTGAGCCTTGACGGATTCGCGCTGCACTACGGTGATCTATTGATTTTGGGGTGTGCTGCATGCTTCGCATTACACATCGTTATTGTCTCAACGTTCGCAACACCTGCCAATTCCATGGCATCAACTTCAATCCAGCTAGGGCTGGTTGGCTCGCTTTCTTTGATATGGAGCTTGGCTGGTAACCAGTTTTCTATTCCCAGGGCGCTCCCTACGACAGTTACCATCCTTTCGCTAGCGCTGTTCGCTACTGCCTTGGCTTACGCCATTCAAAATCGAGCTCAGGCTGTGCTTTCCCCTGAAAAGGTCGCCCTGATACTTATTTGCGAACCTGTGTTTAGTGGGGCTTTTGGTTATTTTCTCGCTGGAGATCGTTTACCCCCTGAAAGACTCGCAGGGGCGGCGCTAATCATTCTGGGCATTGCAGTCACGGAGCTCAGAATCACGCGTACGGAAGGAGGGACAAACCGTCCTGCCGGACGGCGCGCAGATGGCTAG
- a CDS encoding 3'-5' exonuclease yields MFEVIIPRSFRKMLRDLSKADRKGKNAAERAEAACTQATLHGEIRHERTHHGESRLDCEKYDLGDGYRLVLQRNTVNSKDYLIMLFVGSHAESDTWLAMHRGYKWVRKDSDGKIDFIQVSSAEEPRMPPVINLSIDTPEHVLDEPLLAEFGVDDFKGSRLGVETIQLLLGITKADWGESSDSILTKIEDQADVESALLALDLLTMADHNDVEGARQRLRFDARQAHEATESELLEAVSSPVNAETFYTWKEEEGMPDPSNREEWMLYLHPEQRKIAHADFAGPSRLRGVSGSGKTCVLVHRAQFLAKKYQEPVLVVTLTESMRKLLTSLVAALCGPERALIHITTIQRYAREVVQELSPASTRRPVESYADDAMFAAVKAVPEFADGTHGLGRLPHDIKHFLREELSYIRTRLLPSQYSTYTTSSFRRVGRGKALGETARKQVMQGLEAYELYITQCGSPDFEGIVQEAVVLMDAVGDKSKTRWRSVLADEVQDLSQNEIQMLSLIRTPAGEPLKTAPDGLFLVGDGAQTIYKRGFSLKTLGINLYRASVFKKNYRNTKEILQAAYALIINYEFSDIDEDSQQKPLAPDFAIRRGERPGLVRCKSKADELEYVMSAIAKIKEIHGETSLNDVCLISRSKGFRNEAIRAMRAAGIPCIDVKENFSIDSPGVRVSTVESAKGFEFGIVFLANVAELISIRPQQPTDSGDVAKLYVAMTRARDLLHVSYVSNNEWSPVEALHTIAPWCEVLKFEDGTVSTLAEHA; encoded by the coding sequence ATGTTCGAAGTCATCATTCCTCGCTCATTTAGAAAAATGCTGCGAGACCTAAGCAAAGCTGATCGGAAAGGCAAGAATGCAGCAGAGCGCGCTGAGGCTGCCTGCACACAAGCAACTCTTCACGGCGAAATCCGGCATGAGCGAACCCATCACGGCGAATCGCGGCTTGACTGTGAAAAATACGATCTCGGTGATGGCTACCGTCTAGTCCTTCAGCGGAACACTGTAAACTCCAAAGATTACCTAATCATGCTTTTCGTTGGTTCTCATGCAGAATCAGATACTTGGCTGGCTATGCACCGGGGTTATAAATGGGTGCGTAAGGACTCTGACGGAAAAATCGATTTCATCCAGGTTTCGAGTGCCGAAGAGCCACGTATGCCTCCCGTCATCAACCTATCGATCGACACCCCCGAGCACGTCTTAGACGAGCCGCTGCTGGCAGAATTCGGGGTAGACGATTTCAAAGGTTCCAGATTAGGAGTTGAAACTATTCAGCTACTCCTAGGGATCACGAAAGCTGATTGGGGAGAGTCTTCAGATAGCATACTCACGAAAATCGAGGATCAGGCTGATGTAGAGTCTGCGTTACTTGCGCTCGATTTACTGACTATGGCCGACCACAATGACGTCGAAGGTGCACGGCAGAGGTTGCGTTTCGACGCCCGTCAGGCTCATGAAGCAACTGAGTCGGAGCTCCTAGAGGCAGTCAGTTCGCCAGTTAACGCTGAAACCTTTTACACGTGGAAAGAAGAAGAAGGGATGCCTGACCCTTCTAATCGTGAAGAGTGGATGCTTTACCTCCACCCTGAACAAAGGAAGATCGCTCACGCTGACTTTGCTGGCCCGTCGCGCTTACGGGGTGTTTCCGGCAGTGGAAAGACTTGCGTGCTGGTGCACCGTGCTCAGTTTTTGGCCAAGAAATATCAAGAGCCCGTGCTGGTCGTGACCCTAACTGAAAGCATGCGCAAACTCCTGACATCTCTCGTTGCTGCATTATGCGGCCCAGAGCGGGCGCTGATTCACATTACGACGATCCAGCGGTACGCCCGTGAGGTTGTGCAGGAGCTAAGCCCAGCGTCTACGCGTAGGCCGGTTGAATCCTATGCCGATGATGCAATGTTTGCAGCGGTCAAGGCAGTACCTGAATTCGCCGATGGAACCCACGGCCTCGGACGACTCCCTCATGATATTAAACACTTCCTCAGGGAGGAACTGAGCTACATCCGAACTCGCCTGCTACCGTCACAATATTCGACCTACACAACTTCATCGTTCCGGCGCGTTGGCCGAGGCAAAGCTTTGGGCGAAACAGCCCGTAAGCAGGTAATGCAAGGCCTTGAAGCTTACGAGCTTTACATTACTCAGTGCGGGTCTCCAGATTTCGAGGGAATTGTCCAAGAAGCAGTGGTTTTAATGGACGCGGTTGGGGACAAGAGCAAAACGCGGTGGAGGTCTGTGTTGGCTGACGAGGTTCAAGATCTGAGCCAGAACGAAATCCAAATGCTCTCGCTGATCAGAACTCCTGCTGGTGAACCGCTCAAGACGGCACCTGATGGCCTGTTCCTTGTGGGTGATGGCGCGCAAACCATCTACAAGAGAGGTTTTTCGCTGAAGACACTGGGCATTAATCTCTATCGCGCTAGCGTATTCAAGAAAAACTATCGGAACACCAAAGAGATCCTCCAGGCTGCCTATGCCTTAATCATCAACTACGAGTTTTCTGACATTGATGAAGACTCGCAGCAAAAGCCGCTCGCACCCGACTTTGCAATTCGTCGAGGAGAGAGGCCAGGCCTCGTTCGATGTAAATCAAAAGCCGATGAGCTCGAATATGTCATGTCAGCGATAGCAAAGATCAAAGAAATTCACGGCGAGACGTCACTGAACGATGTTTGCTTAATCTCTAGGTCCAAAGGATTCCGAAACGAAGCAATTCGAGCCATGCGGGCTGCTGGAATACCATGCATTGATGTTAAGGAAAACTTCTCTATCGACTCACCTGGAGTCCGGGTCTCTACCGTGGAAAGCGCGAAAGGTTTTGAATTTGGTATTGTATTCCTCGCCAATGTTGCTGAGCTCATATCAATTCGCCCCCAACAACCGACTGACTCTGGAGACGTCGCAAAACTGTATGTCGCAATGACCCGAGCAAGGGATCTACTGCATGTCAGTTATGTTTCCAACAATGAATGGTCGCCAGTCGAAGCCCTACATACCATCGCACCTTGGTGTGAAGTGCTCAAATTTGAAGATGGTACGGTGTCGACGTTGGCCGAACACGCTTGA
- a CDS encoding caspase family protein: protein MSKVLLCIGCDDYQSLNKLSGAERDALAIRTALSTGPLSNINPADAYLLDSPARHQLEATLLDIQDRYDEIESFTLFFAGHGGEANESYFLCLSDTRADRLSTTGFALSRLFEFFNELKAAHCNVIIDACNAGGMVSNLGILLKPEVIGKAKTFGVSFFVSSAADQYAGETSRGGYGTLALLKVLAGEIDTGSRARMLDLVDIGRPAAQYVAEQTQGGQMPSVWGVNLYGHMPLFGNPHATDNPTSSLLGLTGISPASQAGQAISSQSAELYALMFAPEHELTPEKLFHVLTKFVDRLADIPNSVGAFIGGIWQSLEKSTGRHANSFSRVELSAACIALLLGTSDKDNTSRDCIVGLAHEIVGEVEHLLRDIVQRLQESPSSLCRHGIPDLFYLPQRISRILGWAGAAVHLARELGISDAPLKEALEQLSVFLMEHYASVCAGMSEDEAPYWASFLTAINTDDLNGFGELVVSTLISALVEHEGRLARPLLPAKNVCAYLKARADKDSAALKPFCNSPSETLALVFLISERHSLEEELDYNLLSLDHVHLNIFIPQSYLEFSQPFVPNGINHVFQIGHKVWAVADVVERWKTACIPQMENDTSLRHATTRIGALCASLIFPDRVPWFLLSH from the coding sequence ATGTCCAAGGTTTTGCTGTGCATAGGTTGTGACGATTATCAGTCTCTCAATAAGCTGTCTGGAGCCGAGCGCGACGCGCTTGCTATCCGTACGGCGCTTTCCACGGGGCCATTGAGCAATATCAACCCGGCGGACGCCTATTTGCTTGACTCTCCGGCCCGGCATCAGCTGGAAGCTACGCTGCTTGATATTCAAGACAGGTACGATGAAATCGAGAGTTTCACGCTCTTTTTTGCAGGCCACGGCGGAGAGGCCAATGAAAGTTACTTTCTTTGCCTGAGCGATACTCGAGCCGATCGGCTTTCAACCACTGGGTTTGCGCTCAGTCGTTTGTTCGAGTTTTTCAACGAGCTCAAAGCAGCGCACTGTAACGTCATCATCGATGCCTGCAATGCAGGCGGTATGGTTTCCAATTTGGGCATCCTGCTAAAACCCGAAGTGATTGGTAAAGCCAAGACATTCGGAGTTTCATTTTTTGTATCGTCTGCGGCTGATCAGTACGCGGGTGAGACCAGTCGTGGTGGGTATGGCACTCTAGCATTGCTGAAAGTGCTGGCTGGAGAGATCGACACGGGTTCTCGGGCGAGAATGCTTGATCTGGTGGATATCGGCCGACCCGCAGCGCAATATGTGGCAGAGCAGACCCAAGGAGGGCAAATGCCGTCCGTATGGGGCGTCAACCTCTACGGTCATATGCCGCTGTTTGGCAATCCGCATGCTACTGACAATCCAACATCCTCTTTGCTAGGGCTCACCGGGATATCACCCGCATCCCAAGCTGGACAGGCCATCAGCAGTCAATCTGCCGAGCTCTACGCGCTCATGTTCGCCCCGGAGCACGAGCTCACTCCGGAGAAGCTTTTTCATGTCCTCACGAAGTTTGTAGACCGATTGGCCGACATACCCAACTCAGTTGGGGCGTTCATTGGCGGGATCTGGCAATCATTGGAGAAGAGCACAGGGCGTCACGCTAATAGCTTCTCACGGGTGGAGCTAAGCGCTGCTTGCATAGCTCTGCTCCTTGGTACATCGGACAAGGACAACACCTCGCGCGACTGCATAGTGGGGCTCGCGCACGAGATCGTAGGGGAGGTTGAGCATCTGCTCCGCGACATCGTCCAAAGACTTCAAGAGAGCCCCAGCTCGTTGTGCCGTCATGGCATTCCAGATCTGTTCTACCTTCCGCAGCGCATATCGCGGATATTGGGTTGGGCCGGCGCAGCGGTGCATCTGGCTCGGGAGCTCGGCATCAGTGACGCTCCACTCAAGGAGGCACTGGAGCAACTCAGCGTTTTTCTTATGGAGCACTACGCCAGTGTGTGTGCTGGCATGAGCGAAGACGAAGCTCCGTACTGGGCCTCGTTCCTTACAGCCATCAATACCGATGACCTGAATGGCTTTGGCGAGCTGGTCGTGAGCACGCTAATCAGCGCTCTCGTGGAGCATGAAGGCCGGCTTGCCAGGCCCTTGCTGCCGGCGAAGAACGTCTGCGCGTATCTCAAGGCACGCGCTGATAAAGACTCGGCTGCATTGAAACCCTTTTGTAACTCGCCTTCTGAGACACTAGCGCTTGTCTTTCTAATAAGTGAGCGACATTCGCTGGAAGAGGAATTGGATTACAACCTGTTGAGTCTCGATCACGTGCACCTCAATATCTTCATCCCGCAAAGCTATCTAGAGTTCAGCCAGCCATTCGTTCCTAATGGGATAAACCATGTTTTCCAGATCGGCCACAAGGTTTGGGCGGTGGCAGATGTTGTGGAGCGTTGGAAGACTGCGTGCATCCCGCAAATGGAAAACGACACATCGCTGCGCCATGCTACAACGAGAATCGGCGCGCTTTGCGCTTCGCTAATTTTTCCGGATCGTGTGCCCTGGTTCCTCCTCAGCCATTGA
- a CDS encoding ATP-dependent endonuclease, which yields MITRIHIRGYRIYKDFNLLPNPKMNILVGGNDAGKSTLMEAVSLALNGRIGGRSVLEELNPHWFNTELVQEFVAQRTAGKKPALPEILIELYLRDDDELQVLCGAVNTAVPTHACPGVFLRIYPNEEYQDMLDDWLKAPNALLPVEYYTCEWRSFADRELTKRPRVLSVATIDSRTVKSSAGVDYHLRQILSDHLETIEKAEISLGFRTVKASMTEGALATVNTRFSTLGASLLAEPMALAMDQTSRTSWESVITPHVDNVPFSMAGQGQQAAIKISLAMKRHSAKVKIVMIEEPENHLSHTSLSTLLDRVEKLASDDQQLFVSTHSTYVLNRLGLNSLHLLNRNHASKITALDPGTVRYFQRLPGYDTLRLVLAKKVVLVEGPSDEIIFERVFNDAHRLTPMAAGVDVISMRGLALARCLELCAAVDKPVAVMRDNDGIKPADLRVPVAKWLDGKKRELFIGEVTDGRTLEPQLITANGEPHLRDVLGITPKADLVTWMTREKTEGALLIAESPKALTAPNYMKEAAEFIQNA from the coding sequence ATGATCACCAGAATTCACATCCGTGGGTACCGCATCTACAAGGACTTCAACCTTCTCCCCAACCCTAAAATGAACATTTTGGTGGGCGGAAACGATGCGGGTAAATCTACCTTGATGGAGGCGGTTTCGCTGGCCCTGAACGGCCGGATCGGCGGCCGCAGCGTTCTCGAAGAATTGAACCCGCATTGGTTCAACACTGAGCTCGTTCAGGAGTTTGTAGCGCAACGCACCGCCGGCAAGAAACCCGCACTGCCCGAAATCCTGATCGAACTATACCTTCGCGATGACGATGAATTGCAGGTGCTATGTGGTGCCGTGAACACAGCCGTCCCAACTCATGCATGCCCGGGCGTCTTCTTGAGGATCTACCCCAACGAAGAGTATCAGGACATGCTGGATGACTGGCTAAAGGCACCCAATGCCCTGCTGCCCGTTGAGTACTACACGTGCGAATGGCGATCGTTCGCTGACCGGGAGCTAACGAAGCGCCCGCGGGTGCTGTCCGTCGCAACAATCGACTCTAGGACAGTCAAATCCTCAGCAGGTGTGGACTACCACCTGCGTCAGATTCTGAGCGATCACTTGGAGACCATCGAGAAAGCTGAGATCTCGTTGGGCTTTCGTACGGTGAAAGCGTCGATGACTGAGGGTGCTCTGGCGACAGTGAATACAAGGTTCTCGACATTGGGTGCATCTTTGTTGGCGGAGCCCATGGCATTGGCTATGGATCAGACGTCGCGCACGTCCTGGGAAAGTGTCATTACGCCTCACGTAGACAACGTTCCCTTCTCGATGGCAGGACAGGGTCAACAAGCTGCGATCAAGATATCGCTCGCGATGAAGCGTCACTCAGCGAAAGTGAAGATCGTCATGATCGAAGAGCCAGAGAATCATCTCTCTCATACCAGCCTGTCGACGCTTCTTGACCGTGTAGAAAAGCTTGCATCTGACGACCAACAGTTGTTTGTTTCCACGCACAGTACATACGTGCTGAATCGGCTTGGTCTCAATTCCCTGCACCTGCTGAATCGGAATCATGCCTCGAAGATCACTGCCCTTGATCCCGGCACCGTACGGTACTTCCAGCGCCTGCCAGGTTACGACACGCTCCGTCTCGTTTTGGCTAAAAAGGTTGTCTTGGTGGAAGGGCCGTCTGACGAAATCATTTTTGAAAGGGTGTTCAACGACGCTCACCGGTTAACACCCATGGCCGCCGGGGTCGATGTCATCAGTATGCGGGGACTTGCGCTGGCCCGCTGTCTGGAGCTTTGTGCTGCCGTTGATAAGCCTGTCGCTGTGATGCGGGATAACGACGGCATTAAGCCGGCGGATCTTCGGGTTCCAGTCGCGAAGTGGCTGGACGGCAAGAAGCGAGAACTCTTCATCGGCGAAGTGACTGATGGCCGCACCCTCGAACCGCAATTGATCACAGCGAACGGTGAACCTCATCTACGGGATGTGCTTGGGATCACGCCAAAAGCCGACCTTGTGACCTGGATGACACGAGAAAAGACTGAGGGAGCTTTGCTCATCGCTGAGTCCCCGAAAGCCCTAACCGCCCCGAATTACATGAAGGAAGCGGCGGAGTTCATCCAGAATGCCTAA
- a CDS encoding UvrD-helicase domain-containing protein, whose product MPNHLTLAVAGGRKTQGLVDYCGRATDRKIAVLTFTQTNQQEIRSRLASQAGDSSTLEVMGWYTFLLRHFAQPFLRFKFPKERVKGFDFEGRPFERALGRSRFMDSGNRVYACELGKLAFELMEATPALLRRLECIYDEILIDEVQDLASFDWEILEVLLGSKIDVRMVGDVRQAVLSTNPRGKKNKKFGYAASLEWFREKEAKGLLTIAYATITYRCRAEIATFSDTIFDATWGFPGTTSENLDETGHDGVFLLHTQHVDEYVGQFRPQCLRHSVSSAKHLNLDFQNFKGVKGATFDRVLLAPTANIESFIKKGTALEATAAAAFYVASTRARQSLAIVIDKVGTSTLPVWAPSP is encoded by the coding sequence ATGCCTAACCATTTGACGCTCGCAGTAGCTGGAGGACGAAAGACGCAGGGCCTTGTCGATTACTGCGGAAGAGCGACTGATCGTAAAATCGCGGTGCTTACTTTCACACAAACGAACCAGCAGGAAATCCGCTCGCGCTTAGCAAGCCAGGCGGGCGATAGCAGCACATTGGAGGTCATGGGTTGGTACACCTTTCTGCTTCGTCATTTTGCCCAGCCCTTTCTACGGTTCAAATTCCCTAAGGAGAGGGTCAAGGGCTTTGATTTCGAGGGCAGACCATTCGAGCGCGCTCTGGGCCGAAGCAGGTTTATGGACTCCGGAAATCGGGTGTACGCATGCGAACTCGGCAAGCTTGCCTTTGAACTCATGGAGGCGACCCCTGCGCTTTTGCGCAGGCTTGAGTGTATTTACGACGAGATTTTGATCGACGAAGTCCAGGATCTTGCGAGCTTCGACTGGGAAATTCTGGAGGTACTGCTCGGCTCTAAAATTGACGTGCGAATGGTCGGAGATGTCAGGCAGGCGGTTTTGTCTACAAACCCCCGTGGCAAAAAGAACAAGAAATTTGGATATGCCGCATCGCTTGAATGGTTTAGAGAGAAAGAGGCTAAGGGGTTACTCACCATTGCCTATGCGACCATCACCTACAGATGCAGAGCCGAGATTGCGACGTTTTCCGATACCATCTTCGACGCCACGTGGGGCTTCCCTGGCACCACCTCGGAGAACCTCGATGAGACGGGGCACGATGGCGTGTTCCTTCTCCATACTCAGCATGTCGATGAGTACGTCGGTCAATTTAGACCGCAGTGCCTAAGGCATTCGGTCAGCTCTGCGAAGCACCTCAATCTGGACTTTCAGAACTTCAAAGGGGTGAAGGGTGCGACGTTTGATCGAGTATTGCTCGCACCCACTGCCAATATCGAAAGCTTTATCAAGAAGGGCACAGCTTTAGAGGCCACGGCTGCTGCGGCGTTCTATGTCGCGTCGACGCGAGCTCGACAAAGTCTGGCCATCGTTATCGATAAGGTTGGTACATCCACGCTGCCCGTATGGGCTCCATCGCCTTGA